Genomic window (Streptomyces sp. NBC_00078):
GAGCAGGGCGGTACCGGTGAGCAGCAGGGCGCCGCGCCAGGGGCGGGCCGGGTCCCCGCGCCACCACACGTACAGGCCGATCAACGCGAGCAGGGCGGCCGCTGTCATGCCTGCGGCGACGTCTGGCAGCAGTAGCCTCAGCAGGGCGAAGCGGCGTACGTGGCCGGGTTCATAGCCCTCCTCGTGAAGATAGCCGGGCAGGTAGCCGAGGACCCCCGTGCCGGAGGCCGCGACGTAGGGCAGGTAGGCGAGGGCGACGGCGGCGACGGAGGCCACGACGACGCGCAGGACGCGGGCCGGGCCGCGCTGTCCCGACAGGGCGCCGGGCAGGACGAGCAGAGGCAGGAGTTTGACGGCGATCGCCGCGCCGAGCAGCGTGCCGCGGCGGGTCCCCGCGGTGGCGGTGCCGAGTGCGAGGACGACGAACAGGACGCCGAGGGTGTCGATATGGGCGTTGTTGACCGCTTCCAGAGCGACGGCGGGGCACCAGGCCCACAACGCGGCCCGGGCCGGGGCCCGCTGCGGGTCACCGCGACGACGCAGGACGCGGAGCAGGGCGAGGGTCGTGCCGAGGGCCAGGACGGCGCCGCCCACCTGGAGCGGCTTGTGGTGGCTGTCCGGCGGGGACAGCGTGTGAACGGCGAGGTACCAGCCCTCGGCGACCGGGGGATAGATGGTGGGGACGGTAGGCCGGTTGATACGGACGCAGAGGCCACTGCCGGTGTGGGTGAGCCCCCACCCCTTGCAGGCTTGTTGTGTGGGGAACAGCCAGTGGTCCCGCAGGTGGGCGAGCTCGGGTGCGGCGGGCGGGTAGGCGTACGGGGAGATTCCGGCGGCCTGGACGCGGCCGTCCCAGGCATAGCGGTACATGTCGTTGCTGGTGCGCGGCTGCGCGGTGAGCCCGGCCAGGGCGACCGCGGCCGAACCGACGAGCACAAGGACAGTCGCGGCCCCGGCCGGAACCTTGCGTACGGTCCACACCGCCGCGGCGAACAGGGTCCAGGCGACGGCGTATCCGGCCAGCAGCCGGCCGGGGGCGCTGTGATTGTCGCCTGCCTGGAGGGTGTCGACGACAACGGCGGTCAGGGCTGTGAGAAGGACCGCGGTCACGGCGATGCGGAAGCGGGTCCTCTGTGCGGTGGGACGCGGAGAAGGGGGTACGGCGGAGTGACCCGAGTCCTGCCGGTGCGCGGTGGCGGTGTCGGTCATGGGCGGTCCGGCCCTCCGCGGCGCATGGGACCTGTGGCGTCGAACGCCGCGTTCGGGCGCCGGAGTTCCAGAAAGGGACGGTCGTCGGTCGTCCACCGGCCGGTGAGGATCCATCCGGTGGCGTAGGCGGCGCGCAGCAGGGCGTCAGTGCCGACACGTGCCCAGGGAAAGGGACGGCCGTGGCGGCCGTGGGCGTCCTCGACGCGGACGGTGAGGCGTTCGTCCACCTCCTGCGGGTCTGCTTCGGCCAGCAGGCAGCCACCGGGGCGGAGCAGGTCATACAGACGGGCGAGCAGCGCCACCGGATTGCCCCCGATGCCGATGTTGCCGTCCATCAACAAGGCCGTGCCCCAGCGCCCTTCACTGGGCAGCCGGTCGAAGACGGACCGCCGCAGGGCGGCTCCGCCTTGGCGGCGGGTCCGGGTGACGGCGGCGGGACTGACGTCCACTCCGAGCGCCGGCATGCCCCGGGCGGCCAGAGCGGCCACCAGGCGTCCCGGTCCGCAGCCGACGTCCAGGACGGGTCCGGTGCAGCGGTGCAGTACGCCCGTGTCGGCGTCGCCGGGCGCGGCGCAGAAGCGCTCCACGTCCAGCGGCAGCAGTTCGCCCGTCCCACCGGTATGCGGTGTCATGCGGCGCAGGTACAGCGGGCCGCGGCCGGTGCGCAGGGCACGGCTGTACGGGTCGTTCGTCCAGGGCTCGTCCGGATCGACGAGGGTGAGGCGCGTGGGGTGGTGCCCAGGTGCTTGGAGCTGGGAAGGCAGGGCGACGTGCGGGAGGTCGTCTCCCGGCCCGGTGCGCTCAACCGCCTCGGTGCGCGAAGCGAACACGGTGCGCGCCTCGTGCGCCGTGCCGCTCATCGGACGGTCCCCGCGAGGGAGGCCAGGGCGGCGGCGAAACGGGATCCGGGCGGACAGCAGGTGACCACCGCGGCCGCGTCAGCCGCAGTGTCCACGTCCCGCAGGAGGGGCAGCTCACCGATCGTCAGCCCCGCCTCCTCAAGCCTGCGTCGCTGAACGGTTCCGGTCCGGTCGGTGGACATCGGGACGCCCCGCACGCAGGCCCCGGCGCGGGTCGCGTCGGCGAAGCCCAGGGCCCAGAATCCGCCGTCGGCGGCCGGGCCGAACCAGGCGTCGTGCCCGTCGCGGCCGACATCGGCCAGCAGTTCCGGGGTGAGCTGCGGAGTGTCCATGCCGACCAGCAACGCCGAGCCGCTGTCGCAGAGTTCGAAGGCGGCGGCGATCCGCTCGTCGAGATCGCCGTACACCTGGGGCACGACCTCGAAGCCGGGCGGCAGCCAGGGGCCGGGAGTTCCGTCGAGGACGAGGATCCGGCGCCGGGCAGGGACCTGGAGCATCGTGTGGAGCGTGTCGGTCAGAGCGGCCTCAGCCAGGGCGGCTGCCTCCTGGGGGGTGTGGGGCGGGGTGAGACGGGTCTTGACCCGCCCGGGCACGGGCTCCTTCGCGATGACCAGCAGGGTGGCCGGACTCACGGTCAGAGGAGGGGCATTCATCGGGCGCCTCCGTCGATGCCGGCGCCGACGACGGCAGCAGTAGCAGTAGCCGACTGCTCGGCGAGGACCGTTCGCATGTCGCGTACGGCCTGCCAGCTGCCGCGCCAGGTGCCGGTGACCTTCGAACGGCCCGTACGAGGCAGGTACGGGACGTCGGTCTCCACCACCCGCCAGCCGTCGTCGGCGGCACGAACCACCATCTGCAGTGGATAGCCGGAGCGCCGGTCCGTCAGGCCCAGGGCCAGCAGCGCCTCCCGGCGGGCGGCGCGCATCGGGCCCAGGTCGCGCAGGTCCAGGCTGGTGCGACGGCGGACGAGTCGGGCCAACTCCAGGTTGGCCACCCGGGCATGGACGGGCCAGGCGCCGCGGACGGTGGGCCGACGGCGGCCCATGACCAGATCCGCGGTTCCGTCGAGGACAGGGCCGGCGACGGTCGGCAACAGTCCGGGGTCGAGGGAGGCGTCGCAGTCGCAGAAGCAGACGACGTCGGCGGTGGCGGCGGTAAGGCCCGCGTGGCAGGCGGCGCCGAAGCCGCGACGCGGCTCGTGGACCACGTGCGCATCCAGGTCGCGGGCGATGTCCGGGGAACCATCGGTGGAACCGTTGTCTACGACAATTGCCCGCCAGCCGGGCGGGATCCGCTCCAGCACCCACGGCAGGGCCTCGGCCTCGTCGAGGCAGGGCAGCACGACGTCCACAGAAGAGGGGGGTGTCTTGATCACCCCACTCACCCTACGGACGCAAAAAGGACACAAGGGACTCCGTGTCCTTACGGATCGCTGACGTCGCTGACAGCCTCCGGCCGCGGCGGTCTCCTGGTGTGAGCCTCGGCCGGGTGGAACCCGTACTCGTCGTGGACGACGATCCGACCGTCCCGGAGGTCGTCACGGGACATCTGGGCCGGGCGGGCTTCGCCCTCGACGTGGCCGCCGACGGACCGACCGCCGTGGCCCGGGCCACCTGCCGGCAGCCGACCTGGTGGTGCTGGATCTGATGCTGCCCGGCATGGACGGGCCGGAGGTCTGCCGGCGCATCCGCACGGCCGGACCGCTCCCGGTGATCATGCTGACCGCGCGCGGCGACGAGGAGGAGGAGGAGGAGGAGGAGGAGGAGGAGGAGGAGGAGGAGGAGGACCGCGTCCTCGGCCTGGAGGTCGGACCCGGACGACTGTGTCACCAAGCCGTTCAGCCCCCGGGAACTGGTGTTGCGGGTGGAGTCCGTGCTCCGCCGTCGGTAAAGGGGACCGTCCCGGTAGTGATGCCGGGCCGGTCCCCGCCACTGGCACGGCGGGCGAACGGCTCAGCCCGCCCGCAGGGGCGCCGCCGCGAACTCCGCCAGGCCTTCCGCGAAGGGGATCTCCGCCTTCCAGCCCAGCTCGTCACGCAGCCACTGCGAGGAGGGGCTCGAAGCCTCCGGCCTCCAGGTCCGCCTCCCGGCGCGGGCCGGGCCTCACGACGACGTGCCGTGAGCACTCGTAACGTCCCTCGCCGTAGACCACCATCGAACTCGCCAACACCAGGCGCCGCACGCCGACTTCGGCCACACCGGCCAGGAGCACGGCGGTGCCGAGGTCGTTGCAGCCACATAGTCCGGGGCGTCGGCGAAGTCCTTGCCGAGACCGGCCATCGCGGCCCGGTGGCACACGGCGCCGACACCCCGCAGGGCATCGGCCACGGCCTCTCCGTCGCGGACTTCGACGTGCCGCCAGCCCACGCCGTCGGGGATCTCGGGGGACGTGCGGTGTGCGGCGGGCAGCAGCGCGACGAGGACGCGCACGTCGTGCCCGGCGCCGAAAGGGAGGTGACGATGTGCGAGCCGAGGAAACCCGCACCTCCAGTGACCAGGATCGCAGCCCTCGACCGTAGGGCCGTGCACCCGGCGGCGGGCCGTTCGGCGAGCGGAGGTCAGGAGTTCGTAAGCCCTCGGGGATGTCGCGCGTCCTTGGCGGGCCGGGACGCCGCGACCGCGAGAAGGGCGAAGGCCACAGCAAAGCCGATCATGGTGAACACGCCCTTGGGCCAGAAGATGTGGCTGTCGACGAACGACCAGCAGGCGGCGAACAGGACGGCGGCACCCGGCAGTACGCGCGGGCCATGCCGCCGCCAGAGCACCGCGCACGTGGCGAGCGAAGCCACGGCGAGCCCGTACACCCCGGCCCGGCCCAACTCGTCGCCGGTGGCGAACAGTCGTCCGGCCGCCCCGTGGACACCATGGTCCACCACGGTGCCGGCGGAGATGCCGGCCACTGCGTCCAGGCCGGTGTAGTACGCGGCGAAACAGAGACATCCCGCCCAGGCAAGCACCGTCAAAACGCTCTCTGCGCCAGGACGTGGCCTGCCCCACAGAGGGACCAGCAATCCGAGCACGAGCAGCGGGAAGACAGGCAGCAGAACAACGTGCAGCCCCGCCCAGTGGCCGGCCGTCGCCGCTGTCAGGTGCCGGGGATGGACCAGTCCGGCGACGGCCAGGACCAGGGGAACGACGGTCATCAACGCCATCTTGGGCAAGGTACGGGAGGATCGCATCCGGTCACGCTAGGCGGCCGCCGACCGGTCTGATGTCCCCGTCCGCAACGCGTAAGACACCCGTAAGACAGTTCGTCCGCCGGCCGGAGGAAAGGCGTCACGCATCAGGCCGTCGGCGTCGGCGTCCGAGCGCCCGTACGGCCGACCAGGTCGCCGTCATCGTGGCCACCGCCGCCAGCGCGATCAGGTAGTTGCGCGGGTAATCCAGCGGCAGCACCGACGAGTTGGCCGTCCTGCCCGGCCGTAGGAGCACGGGCAGGGCCACAGCGGACAGCACCCCCACGACCAGGAGGGCCCCGCGGACCGGACCGCGCACACCGCCACGCACCAGCAGCAGTCCGGCCAACAGCACGACCGGGGCGATCACCACATCGTGCAGGACGACCGCCCCGCCCAGCCACACCAGCACATCCGACACATCGCGGACATCCATCAGAAGGAACGCCCCGACGCCCATGAGCGCCACACCGGCCGCGCCCGCCGTCACGCGAAAAGCCCTCATGCCAACACCTCCAGTCGGCCGACCCACTTGGTCTGCAGCACACCCGGCCGATTTGGGGCTATGAGCCGCGCCGGAAAACCGTGATCGGGGGCGAGTTCCTCGCCGTTCAGCCGCAGGGCGAGCAGCGTCAGCGGATCCCGAGCATGGTGGTGCCCCATCTCCGACACCCGGTAACCGCCCCTCAGCTGCAACGACACCACCCGCACACGCGCCTGCGCCGGCGCGCCCGCACGCTCCAGCAGGTCCACGACACGTACACCGGTCCAGCGCGCCGACTTGCTCCAGCCCTCCACGCACGCGATCGGCAGCTCGACCTCATGCTGTGGCAGAGCGCGCAGCTCGTCCAGGGTCAGGGTGTACGGCCGCGGGCCAGTCACCACCAACCGGTAATCCTCGGCGCCGATCCGGCCGACTCCGGCCGCGACGGCAGTCCGGTTGACCGGCAGGGACTGCGGCCCATGGTCCGGGTGACGGGGCGCGAACAGGAGGAAGTTCTTGAGCGGGGTGAACGACTGACCCACGGTGGTGAGCGTGACGGCCCCGACCGCCGCACCCACCGCGGCCAGCAGCGACCGCCGGTCGGGGCCTTCCTGCGCGGGCAGGGCCAGCGACCCGGGCGACCGACGGGTCCAATGCGCCCTGATCTCCGGTGCCTTGACGGCGATGTGCAGCACCAGGGCCCCGACCACCAGCCACGCCACCGCGTAGTGCACCGGCACGAACGAGAACGGCCAGGGGTACCACTGGGCCGTGTTGAGCAGTCCGGTCGCCAACTCGAAGACAGCGCCTGCCACCAGCACCGCGACCGACAGCCGCTCCAGTGCATGCTTGACCGACCGCACAGGCGGCCACTCGAACAGCCGCGGATACACCGTCCACAGCTTCACCAGCAGCAACGGCACCGCCGCGATCCCGGAGGCGACGTGGAGTCCCTGGGTGAGCCGATATCCCCAGGCAGGACGGCTCGGAATGCTGTTGGCCAGCCACCCCGGCGGATGCTGCATGAAGTGACTGACCAACCCGGTGACGAAGCACACGGCGAACGCCGGCCCCAACCAGCGGCCGATCGAGGTAGCCGTACGGGCATCATGCAATCCGCCCCTGAACACCGGCCGAGAGACACGCAGTTTCATGTCCTCCATCCCATCCGGCGCCTGGCTCTGGAGGAACAATCGAACTCTTACAGAACAGGGACGCTCG
Coding sequences:
- a CDS encoding glycosyltransferase 87 family protein, with product MTDTATAHRQDSGHSAVPPSPRPTAQRTRFRIAVTAVLLTALTAVVVDTLQAGDNHSAPGRLLAGYAVAWTLFAAAVWTVRKVPAGAATVLVLVGSAAVALAGLTAQPRTSNDMYRYAWDGRVQAAGISPYAYPPAAPELAHLRDHWLFPTQQACKGWGLTHTGSGLCVRINRPTVPTIYPPVAEGWYLAVHTLSPPDSHHKPLQVGGAVLALGTTLALLRVLRRRGDPQRAPARAALWAWCPAVALEAVNNAHIDTLGVLFVVLALGTATAGTRRGTLLGAAIAVKLLPLLVLPGALSGQRGPARVLRVVVASVAAVALAYLPYVAASGTGVLGYLPGYLHEEGYEPGHVRRFALLRLLLPDVAAGMTAAALLALIGLYVWWRGDPARPWRGALLLTGTALLLFSPSYPWYSLLVVALVAMDGRWEWLTVTLAGTALYLAGRLLPGFPLQAWAYGTAVIVITAGACLRSGGVRRILQCYGVNRSPGDQRI
- a CDS encoding class I SAM-dependent methyltransferase gives rise to the protein MSGTAHEARTVFASRTEAVERTGPGDDLPHVALPSQLQAPGHHPTRLTLVDPDEPWTNDPYSRALRTGRGPLYLRRMTPHTGGTGELLPLDVERFCAAPGDADTGVLHRCTGPVLDVGCGPGRLVAALAARGMPALGVDVSPAAVTRTRRQGGAALRRSVFDRLPSEGRWGTALLMDGNIGIGGNPVALLARLYDLLRPGGCLLAEADPQEVDERLTVRVEDAHGRHGRPFPWARVGTDALLRAAYATGWILTGRWTTDDRPFLELRRPNAAFDATGPMRRGGPDRP
- a CDS encoding DUF2064 domain-containing protein, with translation MNAPPLTVSPATLLVIAKEPVPGRVKTRLTPPHTPQEAAALAEAALTDTLHTMLQVPARRRILVLDGTPGPWLPPGFEVVPQVYGDLDERIAAAFELCDSGSALLVGMDTPQLTPELLADVGRDGHDAWFGPAADGGFWALGFADATRAGACVRGVPMSTDRTGTVQRRRLEEAGLTIGELPLLRDVDTAADAAAVVTCCPPGSRFAAALASLAGTVR
- a CDS encoding glycosyltransferase family 2 protein; this encodes MIKTPPSSVDVVLPCLDEAEALPWVLERIPPGWRAIVVDNGSTDGSPDIARDLDAHVVHEPRRGFGAACHAGLTAATADVVCFCDCDASLDPGLLPTVAGPVLDGTADLVMGRRRPTVRGAWPVHARVANLELARLVRRRTSLDLRDLGPMRAARREALLALGLTDRRSGYPLQMVVRAADDGWRVVETDVPYLPRTGRSKVTGTWRGSWQAVRDMRTVLAEQSATATAAVVGAGIDGGAR
- a CDS encoding molybdopterin-dependent oxidoreductase → MEDMKLRVSRPVFRGGLHDARTATSIGRWLGPAFAVCFVTGLVSHFMQHPPGWLANSIPSRPAWGYRLTQGLHVASGIAAVPLLLVKLWTVYPRLFEWPPVRSVKHALERLSVAVLVAGAVFELATGLLNTAQWYPWPFSFVPVHYAVAWLVVGALVLHIAVKAPEIRAHWTRRSPGSLALPAQEGPDRRSLLAAVGAAVGAVTLTTVGQSFTPLKNFLLFAPRHPDHGPQSLPVNRTAVAAGVGRIGAEDYRLVVTGPRPYTLTLDELRALPQHEVELPIACVEGWSKSARWTGVRVVDLLERAGAPAQARVRVVSLQLRGGYRVSEMGHHHARDPLTLLALRLNGEELAPDHGFPARLIAPNRPGVLQTKWVGRLEVLA